A single region of the Ascaphus truei isolate aAscTru1 chromosome 6, aAscTru1.hap1, whole genome shotgun sequence genome encodes:
- the LOC142498011 gene encoding uncharacterized protein LOC142498011, protein MEKTSNVFRPTEELYQRDNFQSHRSKLKKKIQHQRVHATGTGGGPTPQRLILSPLEELLRAKLLPVVVEGLPGDRDIGIYPSQFPPVAPEGHVSPETEQVSSPGSASSTHLEEHDEEDFDDDDDDDDDDDDAAAAIDTQIQASDHEEVPIETVLPPKRPANTTYDAIVASEGKIVEAENRRHSDLMTVLERMIALQEETVSQLAHLHRVFIEVPKQLQKINTSFEALVVQQTQANYWRMTNVPQFNTSQTGSVHAGQFSPHSSDIHSPGPNVTGQVADIAVQVPDDILPLPSVQIQQQTPTKEATKTKQDTHETDQPSLVQCLPTCSHVSVGTSPVREQSLPKSPVGESLAKSPVGESLPKSPVGESLPKSPVGESLPKSPVGESLPKSPVGHHVETFFNMVNNDFTLMSSNMKSSDIKHNLTKKENLALKFLKENNNLIIRQADKGGGVVLQNRKDYEGEALRLLNDTTSYSRLKKDPTVDFLNLLRSLLDQALNSGVITKTENLTFTHVESVKEINFLDLNLRVSDEGNLISKTHFKDVDSNNLLMASKSPF, encoded by the exons ATGGAAAAAACCTCTAATGTGTTTCGTCCCACggaggaactttatcaaagagataaTTTCCAGTCTCACAG gtccaaattgaaaaagaaaatacaacaccaacgcgtgcatgctactggcactggaggtgggccgacaccacaacgtctcatattaagtccattggaggagctgcttcgggcaaaattacttcccgtcgtcgtggaaggcttacctggtgaccgtgatataggaatttacccctcacaatttccaccag ttgcccctgaaggacatgtgtcacctgagactgaacaagtgtcttcacctgggtcagccagctcaacacacctagaag aacatgatgaagaggattttgatgatgatgatgatgatgatgatgatgatgatgatgccgccgccgccatagacacacaaatacaagcaagtgaccatgaagaggttccaattgaaactgttttaccgccaaaacgtccagcaaataccacatatgatgcaattgtagcttctgagggaaaaattgtggaagcagaaaatcgtcgccattctgacctgatgacagtgctggaaaggatgattgcactgcaggaagaaacagtttcacaattggcacatctccacagagtcttcattgaagtgcctaaacagttgcaaaaaatcaacacctcattcgaagcattagttgttcagcaaacacaagctaattactggagaatgactaatgtaccacaattcaacacctcccagacaggatctgttcatgcaggtcagttttcaccacattcatctgatattcattcaccaggcccaaatgttaccggtcaagtagcagacattgctgtgcaggttcctgatgacatcctaccgctgccatctgtacaaattcagcagcagacacctacaaaggaggcgacaaaaacaaaacaagacacacatgaaacagaccaaccatcacttgtgcagtgtctaccaacttgctcacatgtgtcagtgggcacaagccctgtccgtgaacagtcactacccaaaagccctgtaggtgagtcactggccaaaagccctgtaggtgaatcgctgcccaaaagccctgtaggtgaatcgctgcccaaaagccctgtaggtgaatcgctgcccaaaagccctgtaggtgaatcactgcccaaaagccctgtag GTCACCATGTTGAGACTTTTTTCAACATGGTTAATAATGACTTCACTCTAATGAGTAGTAATATGAAGTCGAGTGACATAAAACATAATCTCACTAAAAAAGAAAATCTAGCATTAAAATTCCTGAAGGAGAATAATAATCTGATAATTAGACAGGCGGATAAGGGAGGTGGTGTCGTTCTACAGAACCGAAAGGACTATGAAGGAGAAGCTTTGCGACTCCTGAATGACACCACTTCATACTCGAGGCTTAAAAAAGATCCAACAGTGGACTTTCTAAATTTACTTAGATCACTATTGGATCAAGCATTAAACTCTGGTGTTATCACCAAGACTGA AAACTTGACATTTACCCATGTGGAAAGTGTCAAGGAAATTAACTTCCTAGATTTGAATTTGAGGGTGTCTGATGAGGGAAACCTTATAAGTAAAACTCATTTCAAGGATGTGGATTCTAATAACCTCCTGATGgcctcaa agtcaCCTTTTTAG